In Sciurus carolinensis chromosome 16, mSciCar1.2, whole genome shotgun sequence, the genomic window TGCATCCCCGCTTCCCTCTGCTTTTTCCTTAGGCATCTTCCCGGAGCCTGAGCGGGACCCCGTGATCCAGATTTGCTCTCTAGGCCTGCGCTGGGGTGAGCCAGAGCCCTTCCTGCGCCTGGCACTCACCCTGCGACCCTGTGCTCCTATCCTGGGTGCCAAGGTTCAGAGCTACGAGCGGGAAGAGGAGCTGCTCCAGGTGGCTCTCGTTCTGTGTCCTGATGTGTCCTCAGCACCTTGTCCCAAGCTGTGGTGGGCAGGCCCCTGGGCACTAAAGTGGCTCTGTGCTGAAGTCTGGATGCCTTGGGCTAAACACTTCTCCTTTGGGTTCTGGGGTATTTTCAGAAGTGCTGGGGGGCTTCTGGAACATTCTGGGAGCAGGGGTATCTGAGGCTTATCCCTGTGCTCCTGCCCACAGGCCTGGTCTGCCTTCGTCCGTGCCATGGATCCTGACGTGATCACTGGCTACAACATTCAGAACTTCGACCTCCCCTACCTCATCTCTCGGGCTCAGATCCTCAAGGTGAGGGCCTGGCCAGTGGGGAGGCTCCCCTTCCTGTGGCCCTGTCCTTCTTGGGGCCATCCTTGCTCTGTATGCCTGTAGCCTGTCATCCCGAGATTGCAGACACCCTGGGCCTGGCCCTGCCCAACTcagtccaaggtgaggcaggtgCTGCTGTTAAGTGAGGAAGTGGCCGCTGTTCAGAGCCATGGAGCGCAGCGGGCAGGGGCTCAGGGCTGactgggaaggaggaaaggaatagGGAAGCAAAAGGGCAGAAGGACAAGGGTGAACCAGGTACACACAGGTGGATGCTGCTGAGTTGGGGGTGGATGGGGGTGCGAGAGCCCCGTGTCCCAGTTGCTGGGACGAAGACTCAGGCTGGGCGGCTTGAAGCCACAGAAGAGGTTCCCTCAAGGTTCTGGAGGTGAAGCTAAGGCATGGAGTAGGCGAGGGGCTGGTCCGTCTGGGGCTGGAGGAAGCTTCTCGGCTTGCAGGTGGCCTGCTCTGGCCTGGTCTGCACATTGCCCTTCCTTGGTGCATCTCTGGGTCTAAGTTCACCCTTTCTAAGGACATGGTCATAATGGAATAAGGTCCCCTCCAAGGACATCATCTTAATCCACTTGCTGACTTGTTTGCAAATAATACCATGTTCTGTGGTGCTGGAGGTTAGGGCTTTGGGGGGGATGTAACTAACTCCTAGTGGATATAACgtgttacttttttgtttttctgtgtttgccCTATGTGGTAACGAAACACTGCAGAACAGACCTATGGCCCCCAGCCAAGCCAGCAAGTCCAGCCCTGACCCTGGCATGGGCAGCCAGGCTGCTGCTCCCTGTGCTCCCTGTGCTCCCTCGTGCCCCAGCAGCTTAGAGGACCCCCTCTACCCCTGCTCCGAGGGTGCTCGGTCCACCTCTTCTGGTGCCAGCTGGGCTCTCCAggctgcctcccaccctgctctctcctggctgcccccaggccctgcccactcCCCATCTGGTGCAGCCCTGGGCATCTCCCCGCCCATAGCCCCTCAGGCTATGCTGTATCTCTCAGTCCCGTGGCAGCTCTGCCCTCCCTGGTTCCCTCCTACCTCCAATCCCCACAGCCCATGGGTCCAGGCTCCAGGAGCTGCCCCTGCTCCCAGCACCTCCACATCATGTATAGGACTGTGGTTAGTCTCCAGCTCCTGTGCCTGGTGgggcctgggccctgggcaggGGCCAGCCTGCCCCCGCCTGGGATCATCCTGGCCACATGACTGTTATCCCCCATCAGGTGCAGGCTTTCCCTTTCCTGGGCCGAGTGGCCGGCCTCCGCTCCAACATCCGGGACTCCTCATTCCAGTCAAAGCAGATGGGCCGGCGAGAGAGCAAGGTGGTCAGCATGGTGGGCCGCGTGCAGATGGACATGCTGCAGGTATGGCCTGGTGAGCCAAGTCCAGGGCTCAGGATGCCACTGCCTGCACCTGCGCCCACGCAGTGCTTGCCCACCCCAGGTGCTGCTTCGGGAGTACAAGCTCCGCTCTTACACACTCAACGCCGTGAGCTTCCACTTCCTGGGCGAGCAGAAGGAGGACGTGCAGCACAGCATCATCACTGACCTGCAGGTGCCGTGCCTGCCCGACCCCATCCACCCTGCTGGCGCCAGCCTGCCACCTACCTTTCCCTGACCTCTCCCACTCCTGCGACCTGTGTCTGCTCTGCTCTCCTGCCCTGAACCCCCGTCCACACCAACTCCTCAGGCTGCCCCTCCCTCAGATCCTGTGACTCCCCAGACCCCCGGCCCCCAGCCACCCCAGCCACCATCCATTGTCCTCCCCTGGCTCCCCCTTCATCCTGCCCTGACGCGACCCCATGGTGCTGACTCCAGAATGGGAATGACCAGACTCGCCGCCGCCTGGCCGTGTACTGCCTCAAGGACGCCTTCCTGCCTCTGCGGCTGCTCGAGCGGCTCATGGTGCTGGTGAACGCTGTGGAGATGGCGCGTGTCACCGGGGTGCCCCTCAGCTACCTGCTCAGCCGTGGCCAGCAGGTCAAGGTCGTGTCCCAGCTGCTGCGGCAGGTCAGTGGCCTTAGCAGGTCCCTCTGCACCTGTCCCTGCCGGGTGCCCCATGCTGGTCACTCACCCAGCCTCTCCCCAGGCCATGCGTGAGGGGCTGCTGATGCCCGTGGTGAAAACAGAGGGCGGCGAGGACTACACAGGAGCCACAGTCATCGAGCCCCtcaaagggtgaggctccaagACCGGGGGCGGGCAGCACGGAATGGGGGCTCCTAGCCCTGACCTCTCCGGTGGCCGCTCCTCACAGGTACTATGATGTCCCCATTGCCACCCTGGACTTCTCCTCGCTGTACCCATCCATCATGATGGCCCACAACCTGTGCTATACCACGCTCCTACGGCCCGGGGCTGCCCAGAAACTGGGGTATGACTCCCACATTCAGGACGTGTCTGCCCAGGTGGTTGGGGCCCTGCCTCCAGGCTCACAGTCTGTGGGGGTGACAGGCACAGGCCAGAAGTTGTGGACAGGGAAAGGGAACCACAAGAGGTGGGGGATCTTGAGAGCCTGAGGCACTCACAGCCTGAGGAAGCTCACTGTCCTCCCACCCAGCTTGACGGCAGATCAGTTCATCAGGACACCCACAGGGGACGAGTTTGTGAAGACATCTGTGCGCAAGGGGCTGCTGCCCCAGATCCTGGAGAATCTGCTCAGTGCCCGGAAGAGGTGGTCTCCCGAGCCCCCTCCCACCCTTGCTCAGGGAGCTCAGCaatccctgctcctccctgcccccgcccctgccccggcccctcccccgcccctgcCCCCAGGACTGCCTGTCTGAGTTACCTGCAGCTGTGCGCACACCCCCTCCCATGGCCAGGCTCCTCTGTGCCGTGCACACCCCCTCCAAGAAAGGCACCTTGAACGGTCTGTGGGCCTGGGGCCCTCCCTAAGCCTCTGGTCTCCCCTGAGACTTGGGGCACTGCCTGAGTGGCCTTCAACCCTACTTCCTCCTAGGGCCAAGGCTGAGCTGGCTCAGGAGACAGACCCCCTCCGGCGGCAGGTCCTGGACGGGCGACAACTGGCGCTGAAGGTGAGCGCCAACTCCGTATATGGCTTCACCGGTGCCCAGGTGGGCAAGCTACCATGCTTGGAGATCTCACAGGTGAGCCCTCAGGCCCCTGGCAAACAGGAGGGGGTGGCAGGTGGGCACTGCAGAGGGAAAGTGGGGCTCTATGTGGAGAAGCTGCACAGGGAGGTCGCCCTGCTTGCACCACCGCCTTGGCCTTTGGAGAGAGGATGCCATTGTGGCCTGAGTAGCTGGCTCCTGTTGAACATGTGCTGGGAGCTGGGCTTCGCTCGTGCCTGGCAGGTATGGACAGTAGGAAAACACTAGGGCTTCTGTGCTTGTGTAGTTCACTCAGCCTGGTGGGGTGGTGGACCTTGATGGAATGTTTAGGATGCAGTGCTCTTCATGGCTCCGCTGAGGGTACAGTGAGGCCAGGCAGGGGCACTCAGGATGCCCAGGTGGAGGCCAGGTGACCTGGGGGAGAGGAGCAGGTTTGCCTGTTTTCTCCATGTGTCACAGGACCACCTGACAGACCCACTGCCCCTACAGTCTACTCTTCAgcccacctccctggtccctgcaggGGATAAGGAGAGGAGGGCAGATTCTTTTCCTAACATAGGGACAGGACCATGTCTGCTCGGGGACTGGGGAAGGCTGGAGGACACCCAGCAGCATAGCCAGGCAGGACTTGCTGTTTCCTCAGCTGGGTAACTTGATCTCAGCCACTGTCAGAGCAAGCAGTCGTCCTCCACCCTGTGAAGAACCCAGCGAGGAGGCTCACCAATGCCAGCTCCAAGCAGGGTCCTGTCTCCCTCAATGGCCCAGCACCTGGCCTGCGTACCCGTGTCAGGGACACCTCAGAGGCCTGAGAGTCTGCCAAGCTGGAGTCTGTGCCCATGAGAGCCCCAGAAGGGACCTCCTATCCAGCTCCCCGGGCTTTGGGGACTGTAGCACATTCTAGACAGGGTGTTCCTCTGCTTGGTTGTCTCCAGTCGTGAGGAGCTCCCTCTGTCCCTGGCAGCGCATGAGGCTGCCAAGGATTGGGTGGAAAGCTTGGCAGGAATGCTGGCCAGAGGAACTCGGGGTGGAGGAACCTGTGCATACTCCCACTCATCTGCAGTTTGGGGCTCCTGAGACTACTCAGACTCACTGATTGGCTGAAAGTATTCGTTCAGGACAGTTGTTTATTCAGGGTTGTGATTTAACATAGCAAAAGGCTACAGATTAAAATCAGCCAGGAAGGTGGGATGTAGGCTAGGGCCGAGGAAGGACCAAGCATGGAGCATTCATTTGTCCTCCCAGCAGTGACATGTGACACGGGAGCATTGAACCAGGGAAGTTCACCTGAGCCTTGGTCACTCCTGTAGGCTGAAGCCACCCATGTAACTGACCTTAGTTATTATTCAGTCTTCAGGTTTGCCTCCCTGGTGTCACACTGATAATGGTGGCCCAAGACCCCCACCAAGGTCTTGTTTGATGAACTGTCTGGTGTGACTGAAGGTCTCATGTAAACAAAGCCATTCTTACCAGGCAGGACAGTCCAAGCACCCTGAGGGCCCCTCCTAGGGCCAGGCTAGAGCCAGACCTTACCTTGGTCAAGGCGAACCCCTTACTCTGTGCCACCCCTGCTCCCTCATTTGGCCTTTCAATCTCTAGGTACCTCCCTGGTGGGAAGGGGTGGATGTTGAGATACCAGTCTCCACCCCAAAGCAGAGATGAAGCTGGGGGGACACCAGTCTTCCCTAGAGGTGCCTGTCACTGACCCTGCCCCTGCCTTTTCTCTCCGCTCCTTCACTTTTTGGACTCTTTTCTTATTTCCGTCTTAAGCACATAAGGGCAGGGGTAGAATAACAATAAGTTAGTAAGTCGACCCCAAAAATGGAGATGGGGGGAAAAGGAACATGGAgcagatgaaaaaaggaaaaggcaaataGTAAAACTGCAGCTTTAAGTACAAATACATCAGTGATTAAACTGGGTGTAACTGGATTGAATGCTCTAATTGAAAGATGCAGACTGCCTGCACACTGGCACGTAGCTAATCCCCGCTACCTGGGAGAAAAATTATCTGACTGGATCCacacaaacaaaaccagaatTATGCTCATCTCTTCTTGGTCCTCAACCCACGGTCTCAGGCTGTGTCTGTAAAAGAAGACAGGTGTAAAGGCTCTTACCTGATGTGAGTGGTACCCTCCCAGCCCAGGCTGCTGGTGGGGGGCATGTGCCAGCATGTAGGTCACTGCACAGATTGAGTGGAACTGCTGGCTTTCAGGAGGCAGCTGGGAGTGTCAGTGTCAGAGAAACACTGAGTCGTGGCCTCTTCAGATTCCAGCCTCTCTGTCTCCTTGTGCATAGTCAGTTCTTGTCCATGCTCAGAATTCTGAACTGAGGAGCCCAGGTATTTCTGACATACTATTGAGGGGAATTGTAGAACCCAATTTGCAGATTTggaaaccaaggcccagggaGTCAGAATGGCTCACCCAAGCTCACGATACTGGGaaatggcagaggcaggagagggctCCACCCTGTGCCCTCTGCATGCAGCTCCTGGACCTTCATCTGCCTGGTTCTGTACCCCACAGAGCGTCACTGGATTTGGACGTCAGATGATTGAGAAAACCAAGCAACTGGTTGAGTCCAAGTACACGGTGGGGAACGGCTATAGTGCAGATGCCAAGGTCAGGGACTGTGGCCTATCCGGCCACACCTGGGGTCAGGGGAGCTGGGCCCGGGCCCTCTGCCTCCCAGTCACAGCCCGTCTTTGATCCTGGGATGTCCTTGGGCCCTGATTGGCAGAAGGGATCCTCCCTCTCACCCTTTCTCAGGTGGTATATGGCGACACTGATTCAGTCATGTGCCGGTTTGGCGTCTCCTCCGTGGCTGAGGCAATGGCCCTGGGACGGGAGGCTGCAAACTGGGTGTCAGGTCACTTCCCACCACCCATCCGGCTGGAGTTTGAGAAGGTACGTGGGACCCCCTGCCCTCCACTAGTGGGTCTTGCCAGGCTCAGGTTCTCCGATTCTCAGGGTACCTGTGAAGCTGAAAGTGCTCTAGCTTGGGGTCCCCTGGTGCTGCTCAAGCCTCTTGTCCTGGGGAACCTAATTGGACTGCTGTTGAGCATACCATAAACCCAGTAACCAGTGCTTTGCTACCAGTCTTCTCCTGAGTGTGGGTCTGGGCTTTTGTTACACAGTAAGCGTTTGTGTTTTGAAAACCTGGTCATTGGCTAGGGGTGTGGCTTGGCGGTAGTGTCCACCTGGCAtgagtgaagccctgggttccatccagcaccacaaaaaaaaggaaaaaaatcttgtcaCAGTGTACCTGATTTGGGGGCTTCCCAGGATCCGTCAGATGTGGTGGCTACCTTCTGGGGGTCCACCTGTGTCTGCACCATTGTCTGGTGTCCCAGCTTCAGAGTGTACCCGCTGTGACTTGGAGTCCTTATGCTGCCATTCCCCCCATGACGCCAACACCGCCTGGTGTGGAGCCTCGTGATGTGAGGGATTCTCTGCCCTCATCTGGACTTGGTCTCTTTTCCCTTTGAGGGGATAGCTCATTGTACCCCGACTTGGATCCATGTTTCAGGGGCCACCTCTAGACATCCCCCTGTTTCAGATTGGGGGGGTTCTGGGGTGTTGAGGGTGCTCAGAAACAATCCTAGGGTCTgttgctctggactctggcttcCTGAGAGCCTGAGGCCTGCGTCTCAGAGGCCTGCCTTGCCTGTCCTGTTTCTGGGAGGAGCCTCAGGACTGTGGACGGCCCCAGTCTCAGGTCTCTGCCATGGGTCCCTCCCAGGTCTACTTCCCCTACCTGCTGATCAGCAAGAAGCGCTACGCTGGCCTGCTCTTCTCTTCCCGCCCCGATGCCCATGACCGCATGGACTGTAAGGGCCTGGAGGCTGTGCGCAGGGACAACTGCCCCCTTGTGGCCAACCTGGTCACTGCCTCCCTGCGCCGCTTGCTTGTGGACAGGTGTGTAGACAACTCAGACCCAGGCATCCACCTCCCTTCCTCCAGTCCTCTGGAGGCCCGGGTGTCAGGCTCAGCTTTCCTCTGGTGCGCAGGGTGAGAGCAGGCTTGCACAGCTGAGTGACACCTGCCTTGCCACTTCGCAGTCTCTGGTGGGGCCCTTCCCTACCCTGGGCCTCAGCCCACAGAGCCCATCCTGGTGCCTTATCTCTGAGCCACCAAAGGTTCTAGTCCTCCCTCAGCCACTGGTAACACCTGCCTGTCTGGCCCACCCTGCCCCCAGAGACCCTGAGGGCGCTGTGGCCCACGCGAAGGACGTCATCTCAGACCTGCTGTGCAACCGCATTGACATCTCCCAGCTGGTCATCACCAAGGAGCTGACCCGTGCTGCAGCAGACTATGCTGGCAAGCAGGCCCACGTGGAGCTGGCCGAGAGGTCTGTCTGGTGGGGGGCATCCAGAAATAGCCCCTCCTGCCAGCTGGGCCCACCACTTCCTGTGCGCCCCCACCCTCACCCGCCTGCTGCCTTGGTCTCCCCACAGGATGAGGAAGCGGGACCCTGGGAGTGCACCCAGTCTGGGTGACCGTGTCCCCTACGTGATCATCGGAGCTGCCAAGGGTGTGGCTGCCTATATGAAGTCCGAGGTCAGGCCCACCTGGGCTGCCTGCGGCCTCCTGGTTCTCTGCGGCTCTCACTTCTGCTTTCCAAGATGGGCGGGTCCCATGGGCCCTGAGAACACCCCATACGCCCTGGGACATGGTTCTAGGAGGCTCTGCTCCTGGTGTTTCAGCCTCTGCAGTGTGCCCTATGGTCCTGTCCCTCCCCTGTCTCCTGTGGAAAGGGGCCCCGGTGCCCCAGCATCGACTCCATCATGGTTTCTGCCTCTATCTCCCTGGTGCTAATTCCCTTGGattcatcaccccctttcccacCCAGAAGTGTGACCCAGCTTTTAGTCCCATGACCTCTGACCCCTGTGGCCCCTTCCACAGCTTTGCCTCCTTCCCTGAACTCTGGCCCTTCCTTGGTGACCACAGGTCTCCCACCTGTGGCTCCCAGCATGGGTTACAGAGCCTGGCCACTTCCTGGGACCTCTGACCCCATTCCAGACCTGCTTAGCCTTGCCACTGTCTCCAGGGTGGTGCCCCATGTCATCGCCCAGTGACCAGTGAAGCCTGGGCTATGCATGAGCTGCCATGTCACCCCCCAGGACCCCCTCTTTGTGCTGGAGCACAGCCTGCCCATCGACACACAGTACTACCTGGAGCAGCAGCTGGCCAAGCCACTCCTGCGCATCTTCGAGCCCATCCTGGGCGAGGGCCGTGCAGAGGCCGTGCTGCTGCGtaagggctgggggcctgggggCACGGGAAGTGGAGGGCACTGACAGGCACGGCTGCCTCACGACCTCCCCTCCCGCAGGGGGTGACCACACGCGCTGCAAGACGGTGCTCACAGGCAAGGTGGGCGGGCTCCTGGCCTTCACCCAGCGCCGCAGCTGCTGCATCGGCTGCCGCACAGTGCTCAGCCACCAGGGTGAGACCCCAGCCCCTGTCACGATGCGAGTTGCCCGACACAGCCCTGGCCCTGAGTCGGGGGCTCCCCTCTGCCTGCACCCCCACCTGAGGGTCCTCGCCCGCACCCTGGGAGTTCCCCAGGGGAGTTTTCCCCACACACTCCTTCCCTTGTTCTCCAGCCTCTGGGGACTTTCACAAACCGGGATGGGCAACCGGGTGGGGAAGGGACAGGGATGGGTGGCCTGGGCCCTGGCTCAGTCCCAGCACCCCTGTGCTGACCCAACCCCCCCACCAGGAGCAGTGTGCAAGTTCTGCCAGTCCCGGGAGTCAGAGCTGTATCAGAAGGAGGTGAGGGCGGGAGCCTGGGAGCGGGGTTGGGAGGCGCCGGGCTGCCCTGCTcagcccctgccctccccagGTGTCCCACCTGAATGCCCTGGAGGAGCGCTTCTCACGCCTCTGGACCCAGTGCCAGCGCTGTCAGGGCAGCCTGCATGAGGATGTCATCTGCACTAGGTGTGCACACCCAGAAGGCCTGTGGCTCAGGAACTAACTCCCGACTCCCAGGGCTTTGCCCAAGGCCGTCACTACATTACCTATGGACCTTACTGTCCTTACCTGCAAAATGGGAAAGGGTCCCAGTGTCAGCCTCTAGAAATGGCCATCTTCCCAATACACACCCCTcccccagggtggggctgggcttTCCCCAGGGAACAAATGGGCGGGGTGGGTTCCCACGCCAGGTGACAGGTGATATACAGCCACCCGTGCCTTGCCAGCCACCCGCTGTTATCGGCTCCCCCCATGCCCACTGAGCAAACAGCCCCCATAGGACGAGGGGCGGGCAGCAGGCGGGGGCCAAAGTCCTGGGAACAGCCCTGGGGGTGGTTGCctgtgccccccacccccaccccagtcatGGGCTCGGTTCTGGCCAGGCCCTGGCTGACCACACCCACCTCCGCAGCCGGGACTGCCCCATCTTCTACATGCGCAAGAAGGTGCGGAAGGACCTGGAGGATCAGGAGCAGCTGCTGCGCCGTTTTGGACCCCCTGGCCCTGAGGCCTGGTGACCTGGAGGCATCCCATGGGGCGTTAATAAAATTCAGGCCTTTTTCTAAGTGGGGCTTTGTGGTCTCTTGGGGAACAAGGTCCAATTTCATAAGCCCTGGCTCCCTGTGACCCCCGAAGATAGCAGCTGGATTCCCTCACCCATTGGCAAGACCCTGAGGATCTGCCCACTTCCATGCCAGGCCTTTGTGGCCGAGCCTGCCTGTTTCCCCTCCACCCAGGTGGGCATCTCCGCATGAGCTCCTCAGCCTCTGCTCAGGATGCCCAGGTGTCTGGCCCCCCTAGGGGCTGGGTGACCACTCCTCCTACCGGGTGCTGACCTGTTTCCTCCAGGCCCTGGGGCAGCCCCCGGCCTGGAGGTTTCCAGTCCCCAGCTCCACCAAGGGGACACCCCTGCCGTGTCACACCCACAGATGTTTCCACTATGGGGTCCTGACGGTCGGCTCCCGCTTGGGGCCCCCCTGGCCAGTGTCTGGAACCCCGGTGTGCCCGTCTTCACAGCCCCTGGTGCTTATTGCGCTGCCCTGTTCCCGCTGCCCCGTCTCACCCCACCCTGCACTCCTCTGCTCCTGAAGTGACTCCTAGgtccccagccccctctcctGATCTCGCCTCACTGACCACAGCCAACATCTGGCCCTTCCTTTTTATGGTATCCCCCCCAAATCCAGTTCTCCCACCCAGTCAGCCCCCCAAAATGGGGATCCCCAAATCTAGACCGCCTGTGGGTCGGCCCTTCCCACCACGTGACCAAAAGCCTTGCGCAATCCAGCCCCTTACCCTGACCCCTCCCCAAGGGGAATTTTGGGGCGTGCCCAGTGCTCCGCCCCTCCCCCCGAGGCTGGGCCAAGGTATATATAGGGGTGGCAGCTGCCGCCCACAGCAAGCCCAGCTGCCCAGCACCAACATGCTCGCCCTGGAGGCTGCACAGTAAGTGGGGCCCCCCCCAGGCCCACATTGGGACCCCCACCCTGCACCACCCTGggcccctcctccaggcctcGCCCTCAGTGAACTGCCCCACCCAGGAACAGGTGAATGGAACTGGGGGTCTGCACTGCCTCTGCCCCGATCCTTTATACCACAGACTCCCTCTCCTACCCGAGCCTGCTTCTCCAGAGCCCCAGAAGCGGCACCCAGGGACACTGGCTGCTCTCCCCTCCGCCGTGCCCTCTCCATCACCTTGCCTCTTGGCCATGTCTTGCTCTGTTCCTGCGTCTCTGCTCTCCACCTCTTGTTCCCACTTTTTCTCTTGTCTCTCTCCAgttctctgcttctctcctttGGTCCCCCCACCCTACCTACATTCCCAGGGCCAAGAAACACTCTGTGTTCCTGTGCAAATGTCTCTCCatg contains:
- the Pold1 gene encoding DNA polymerase delta catalytic subunit isoform X2, whose protein sequence is MDGKRQSGLGPGVPPKRARRGLWDEDEALPPSQFEEDLALMEEMEAEQRLREQEEEEPQLALEGASDGQFPSAAIDSRWLRPAPPPLDPQTEPLIFQQLEIDHYVGPVQPLPGRPVPPCGAVPVLRAFGVTDEGVSVCCHIHGFAPYFYTPAPPGFGAEHLGDLQRELNVAISRDQRGGKELTGPAVLAVELCSRESMFGYHGHGPSPFLRITLALPRLVAPARRLLEQGIRVAGLGTPSFAPYEANVDFEIRFMVDTDIVGCNWLELPAGKYLLRPKEKVTLCQLEADVLWSDVVSHSPEGPWQRIAPLRVLSFDIECAGRKGIFPEPERDPVIQICSLGLRWGEPEPFLRLALTLRPCAPILGAKVQSYEREEELLQAWSAFVRAMDPDVITGYNIQNFDLPYLISRAQILKVQAFPFLGRVAGLRSNIRDSSFQSKQMGRRESKVVSMVGRVQMDMLQVLLREYKLRSYTLNAVSFHFLGEQKEDVQHSIITDLQNGNDQTRRRLAVYCLKDAFLPLRLLERLMVLVNAVEMARVTGVPLSYLLSRGQQVKVVSQLLRQAMREGLLMPVVKTEGGEDYTGATVIEPLKGYYDVPIATLDFSSLYPSIMMAHNLCYTTLLRPGAAQKLGLTADQFIRTPTGDEFVKTSVRKGLLPQILENLLSARKRAKAELAQETDPLRRQVLDGRQLALKVSANSVYGFTGAQVGKLPCLEISQSVTGFGRQMIEKTKQLVESKYTVGNGYSADAKVVYGDTDSVMCRFGVSSVAEAMALGREAANWVSGHFPPPIRLEFEKVYFPYLLISKKRYAGLLFSSRPDAHDRMDCKGLEAVRRDNCPLVANLVTASLRRLLVDRDPEGAVAHAKDVISDLLCNRIDISQLVITKELTRAAADYAGKQAHVELAERMRKRDPGSAPSLGDRVPYVIIGAAKGVAAYMKSEDPLFVLEHSLPIDTQYYLEQQLAKPLLRIFEPILGEGRAEAVLLRGDHTRCKTVLTGKVGGLLAFTQRRSCCIGCRTVLSHQGVPPECPGGALLTPLDPVPALSGQPA
- the Pold1 gene encoding DNA polymerase delta catalytic subunit isoform X1, with the protein product MDGKRQSGLGPGVPPKRARRGLWDEDEALPPSQFEEDLALMEEMEAEQRLREQEEEEPQLALEGASDGQFPSAAIDSRWLRPAPPPLDPQTEPLIFQQLEIDHYVGPVQPLPGRPVPPCGAVPVLRAFGVTDEGVSVCCHIHGFAPYFYTPAPPGFGAEHLGDLQRELNVAISRDQRGGKELTGPAVLAVELCSRESMFGYHGHGPSPFLRITLALPRLVAPARRLLEQGIRVAGLGTPSFAPYEANVDFEIRFMVDTDIVGCNWLELPAGKYLLRPKEKVTLCQLEADVLWSDVVSHSPEGPWQRIAPLRVLSFDIECAGRKGIFPEPERDPVIQICSLGLRWGEPEPFLRLALTLRPCAPILGAKVQSYEREEELLQAWSAFVRAMDPDVITGYNIQNFDLPYLISRAQILKVQAFPFLGRVAGLRSNIRDSSFQSKQMGRRESKVVSMVGRVQMDMLQVLLREYKLRSYTLNAVSFHFLGEQKEDVQHSIITDLQNGNDQTRRRLAVYCLKDAFLPLRLLERLMVLVNAVEMARVTGVPLSYLLSRGQQVKVVSQLLRQAMREGLLMPVVKTEGGEDYTGATVIEPLKGYYDVPIATLDFSSLYPSIMMAHNLCYTTLLRPGAAQKLGLTADQFIRTPTGDEFVKTSVRKGLLPQILENLLSARKRAKAELAQETDPLRRQVLDGRQLALKVSANSVYGFTGAQVGKLPCLEISQSVTGFGRQMIEKTKQLVESKYTVGNGYSADAKVVYGDTDSVMCRFGVSSVAEAMALGREAANWVSGHFPPPIRLEFEKVYFPYLLISKKRYAGLLFSSRPDAHDRMDCKGLEAVRRDNCPLVANLVTASLRRLLVDRDPEGAVAHAKDVISDLLCNRIDISQLVITKELTRAAADYAGKQAHVELAERMRKRDPGSAPSLGDRVPYVIIGAAKGVAAYMKSEDPLFVLEHSLPIDTQYYLEQQLAKPLLRIFEPILGEGRAEAVLLRGDHTRCKTVLTGKVGGLLAFTQRRSCCIGCRTVLSHQGAVCKFCQSRESELYQKEVSHLNALEERFSRLWTQCQRCQGSLHEDVICTSRDCPIFYMRKKVRKDLEDQEQLLRRFGPPGPEAW